From a single Oceanobacillus kimchii X50 genomic region:
- a CDS encoding LLM class flavin-dependent oxidoreductase — MKYGFWLPIFGGWLRNVEDEQMPPTFEYAKQVIQHAEEWGYDTTLIAELYLNDIKGIEANSLEAWTTAAGLAAVTNKIEIMTAVRPIYHNPAVIAKMAANIDQLSGGRFTLNVVSGWWSEEAKQYGGDFTEHDERYDRTIEFLEVLKGLWSEGTFSYYGKFYQVENTKLAPKPIQQPNPILYAGGESEKGKQVISTLCDAYVMHGGTVEEIQEKIGNMKNRRNNLDKEALQSFSMAAYVICRDSEEEALQELERITSIKDEKGYAGMKDFTSKSQLEQQLQIKDYSVSNRGLRPNLVGTPEQIAERIIEYEKVGLDQLLLQCSPQLEELERFAKQVMPKVEELRKKTSTLH; from the coding sequence ATGAAGTATGGTTTTTGGTTGCCGATTTTTGGAGGTTGGCTTCGTAATGTAGAAGATGAGCAGATGCCTCCTACGTTTGAATATGCGAAACAGGTAATTCAGCATGCTGAGGAATGGGGCTATGATACGACATTAATTGCTGAATTATATTTAAATGATATTAAAGGGATAGAAGCGAATTCTTTAGAAGCTTGGACAACAGCAGCTGGGTTAGCTGCTGTAACAAATAAAATTGAAATTATGACAGCGGTTAGACCGATATATCACAATCCAGCAGTAATTGCGAAAATGGCTGCTAATATTGACCAATTAAGTGGAGGAAGATTCACGCTAAATGTTGTTTCTGGATGGTGGTCAGAAGAAGCGAAACAATATGGTGGAGACTTCACTGAACATGATGAGCGGTACGATAGAACAATCGAATTCCTAGAGGTTTTAAAAGGACTTTGGTCGGAAGGTACCTTCTCTTACTACGGGAAATTTTATCAGGTAGAGAATACGAAGTTAGCACCAAAACCTATTCAACAACCGAATCCAATTCTATATGCTGGGGGAGAAAGTGAAAAAGGGAAGCAAGTAATTTCTACTTTATGCGATGCATATGTGATGCATGGTGGAACAGTAGAAGAAATTCAAGAAAAAATAGGTAATATGAAAAATCGGAGAAATAATCTCGATAAGGAAGCATTGCAATCATTTAGTATGGCTGCCTACGTGATATGTAGAGACTCTGAGGAAGAAGCATTACAAGAGTTGGAAAGAATTACATCAATAAAAGACGAAAAAGGATATGCAGGAATGAAAGATTTTACTTCTAAATCCCAATTAGAACAACAATTACAAATAAAAGATTATTCTGTTTCGAACAGAGGGTTACGTCCGAATCTTGTAGGAACACCTGAACAAATTGCAGAAAGAATAATAGAATATGAGAAAGTTGGTTTGGATCAGCTATTACTACAATGCTCCCCTCAATTGGAAGAGTTGGAACGATTTGCTAAGCAAGTGATGCCGAAAGTAGAAGAATTAAGAAAGAAGACATCTACGTTACACTAA
- the ssuE gene encoding NADPH-dependent FMN reductase has product MNNIVTLSGSPSELSRSEKVLHYLGDQLIQQKFSVTHISVKDVPYEDLFTGNFQSAAIKNITQKIQVADGVIVGSPVYKGAYSGVLKALIDLLPQDALKHTPVLPIMTGGSPAHLLAVEYTLKPVLATLKAHNLKGLYFLDEQIDKQHEIPIIDNNILQRAKKQVDYFAQMVEGTSTQALTTY; this is encoded by the coding sequence ATGAACAACATTGTGACATTGTCCGGCAGCCCCTCCGAACTATCTAGGTCAGAAAAGGTCTTACATTATTTAGGTGATCAACTAATCCAACAGAAATTTTCTGTAACCCATATTTCTGTTAAAGATGTGCCGTATGAAGATTTATTTACAGGGAATTTTCAAAGTGCGGCTATTAAGAATATAACCCAAAAAATCCAAGTGGCAGATGGTGTCATCGTTGGTTCTCCTGTCTATAAAGGAGCATATTCGGGTGTTTTGAAAGCTTTAATTGATCTATTGCCCCAGGATGCACTTAAACACACACCAGTCTTACCAATTATGACAGGGGGCAGCCCTGCACATTTATTAGCGGTTGAGTACACATTAAAACCTGTTCTCGCAACTTTAAAAGCACATAACCTCAAAGGATTATATTTTTTAGATGAACAAATAGATAAACAACACGAAATCCCTATTATCGATAATAATATCTTACAACGAGCAAAGAAACAGGTGGACTATTTTGCACAAATGGTTGAAGGAACTTCGACACAAGCATTAACAACTTATTGA
- a CDS encoding superoxide dismutase family protein, with product MKKQWVYVLSFMLITLLLIACNDDQTGQENQDKGEEAVESNATAEEEVLVSLENNEGQVVGTATLTEGEEGVHISLEGEDLPAGEHGFHIHEVGKCELPDFESAGSHYNPTNAKHGFNHPEGPHAGDLENITVNEDGTVQAEVDAPMVTLQADTENTLYTEQGTSLMIHSGPDDYRSQPSGDAGDRIACGVIGE from the coding sequence GTGAAAAAACAATGGGTATATGTATTGTCGTTTATGTTAATTACCCTGTTACTGATAGCATGTAACGATGATCAAACAGGGCAAGAAAATCAGGATAAGGGTGAGGAAGCAGTAGAATCGAATGCAACTGCAGAGGAAGAGGTTTTAGTCTCACTAGAAAATAACGAAGGACAAGTTGTTGGAACAGCTACATTAACAGAAGGTGAAGAAGGAGTTCATATTTCATTAGAGGGTGAAGATTTACCAGCAGGAGAACATGGTTTTCATATTCATGAAGTAGGTAAATGTGAATTGCCAGATTTTGAATCAGCTGGCTCGCATTATAACCCAACAAATGCTAAGCACGGATTTAATCATCCAGAAGGACCTCATGCAGGTGATTTAGAGAACATCACCGTAAATGAAGACGGAACCGTTCAGGCAGAAGTTGATGCTCCAATGGTGACTTTACAAGCTGATACGGAGAATACATTGTATACAGAGCAAGGAACCTCATTAATGATTCATTCCGGTCCAGATGATTATAGGTCTCAACCATCTGGTGACGCAGGAGATCGTATTGCGTGTGGTGTAATAGGAGAATAA
- a CDS encoding DoxX family protein, protein MMNFIRNHKVAAGLWTIIRVYIGYVWLTSGLGKLMGGEFDASGFLQGAVAQTGGEHPTVQAWWGAFLEAVALPNADLFTVLVMWGEVLVGIALILGLFTNFAALMGITMNFAFLFSGTVSTNAQMVLLTIFIIVAGANAGKYGLDRWVMPYMKQTWKNRKQKQNKTTVAA, encoded by the coding sequence ATGATGAATTTTATTAGAAATCATAAAGTAGCTGCAGGGTTATGGACAATTATTCGAGTGTATATAGGTTATGTTTGGTTAACCAGTGGTTTAGGTAAATTAATGGGGGGAGAATTTGATGCGAGTGGATTCTTGCAAGGAGCTGTTGCTCAAACTGGTGGTGAACATCCAACAGTTCAAGCTTGGTGGGGTGCCTTTTTAGAAGCAGTTGCTCTACCAAATGCCGATTTATTTACAGTTTTAGTAATGTGGGGAGAAGTATTAGTAGGTATAGCATTAATTCTTGGATTATTCACAAACTTCGCTGCTTTAATGGGTATCACCATGAACTTCGCATTCTTATTTAGTGGAACAGTCAGCACCAATGCACAGATGGTGTTACTGACAATCTTCATCATCGTAGCTGGAGCAAATGCTGGTAAATACGGATTAGATCGTTGGGTAATGCCATATATGAAACAAACTTGGAAAAATAGAAAACAGAAACAAAATAAAACAACAGTAGCTGCTTAA
- a CDS encoding ABC transporter ATP-binding protein — MEPLLHVHNLKKSFKDKQALKGISFEVHRGEIMAILGPNGAGKSTTIRNIMGIMYPDSGTVQFNYNGKGIPKNKIGYLPEERGLYKNVKVMDILLYLADLKDYPIQQAKERVLYYLKKFDLEGKENVSIEELSKGMGQKVQFIGSIIHEPDLLILDEPFSGLDPVSQDIFKDEISQLAANGTAILLSSHQMNLVEEMCDRLFMIQNGQKVIYGTLDDVKKQYANFKCTISGKNSTEQLQTIPNVDRIEQNGDTTILHLNQDVNPPLWLRQLPEDLHISELKLNRISLHEIFIDIATNQHLIKKGEGEIYV, encoded by the coding sequence ATGGAGCCTTTATTACATGTTCATAACTTGAAAAAGTCTTTTAAAGATAAACAAGCTTTAAAAGGAATTTCATTCGAAGTTCACCGTGGTGAAATCATGGCTATTCTTGGTCCTAATGGTGCAGGAAAATCTACTACAATTCGTAATATTATGGGAATTATGTACCCTGATAGTGGAACTGTTCAGTTTAATTATAATGGGAAAGGAATACCTAAAAATAAAATCGGATATTTACCTGAAGAGAGAGGATTGTACAAAAATGTAAAAGTCATGGATATTCTATTATATTTAGCAGATTTAAAGGATTATCCAATTCAACAAGCAAAAGAAAGAGTACTTTATTACTTAAAAAAATTTGATTTAGAAGGAAAAGAAAATGTATCTATAGAAGAATTGTCCAAGGGGATGGGACAAAAAGTACAATTCATTGGTTCAATTATCCATGAACCTGATTTATTAATTTTAGATGAACCTTTTTCAGGATTGGATCCGGTCAGTCAGGACATTTTTAAAGACGAGATCTCACAACTTGCCGCTAACGGAACAGCAATCTTACTTTCCTCTCACCAAATGAATTTGGTAGAAGAAATGTGTGATCGATTGTTTATGATCCAAAACGGACAAAAAGTAATATATGGTACATTAGATGATGTGAAAAAACAATATGCTAACTTTAAATGTACAATTTCAGGGAAAAATAGCACTGAACAGCTACAAACAATTCCTAACGTTGACCGAATTGAACAAAATGGAGATACGACTATTCTCCATCTTAATCAAGATGTAAATCCACCTCTTTGGTTACGTCAATTACCTGAGGATTTACATATTTCAGAACTGAAGCTTAATCGTATCTCACTCCACGAGATATTTATTGATATCGCTACCAACCAACATCTAATAAAGAAAGGAGAAGGTGAGATTTATGTATAA